Proteins found in one Scomber scombrus chromosome 15, fScoSco1.1, whole genome shotgun sequence genomic segment:
- the prrc2b gene encoding protein PRRC2B isoform X1, which produces MSDRLGQITKSKDGKSKYSSLSLFDKYKGKSIETQKNTVVPRHGLQSLGKVATARRMPPPAHLPSLKSENKGNDPNVIIVPKDGTGWANKQEQPEQKSSIASIPQLPELPPQQALQKSVSNLQKPSPIANQENTNTGGPKQWAQLNGKAVEQDGSRVSNRLQPFSHEEFPTLKAAGEQDRVGKERSGFDPSYGPGPSLRPQNVTSWREGGGRNLQPSSLTLGLPADPEVKLTALGETGTPPASSHPTSATGTTSSSVVTAQSPVLDPKEPSLRPAQPVRRTTVPTALQYQLHHTSNAVYHDMLPAFMCSKETREAPGTDHVPTTVAAPARFDSKPTFRQSYAKPELVNGDVRRENRFVRAPPRLSSQPIRRPGERPQRPAIINPEDLKDLDELDHDCEDGWAGLHEEVDYSEKLKFSDDEEEHSSDKNKMWTEWERERERENQSSLSSGEASYPQEGPEDSYSYQHHHHEPPRKTNGRYLSTDTQAMQKNQGEPLTDQEDHQRQSQTQVPARAKYVSPELSEAVERARRRREEEERRAREERLAACAAKLKKLDEKFGKTERQMSRTEEGQKDGEVKEAPLSPNREQSKAHLENWQYSTKDGSECPPDNSPGHSYHEEPSFSNYRGSGDDGQEPSSPSEDYSGRHPSKPIPPRFQKQPQHQQQEQVYKMQHWQQSGHPAPSGSSHTQRGYYPPHVLGFDPRWMMMPPFMDPRMAQGRSPVDYYPGAVHSTAGMMKPMMHQDHLNSPGSDEGCHPNLHQERRAPSTEPYPMWNQDGYPLRSFTPPYQRQHESSESGQPDDRGDMACSQQDSYEERASECLSHPQDDLPHHAYQSRGPDREHHDQGLLTTAQSHSQHHADNEYPKQDSRDKHLKDGPQSHDETLDAPKDNWKRDGGQKLDGGLSNAQSQWSEPSSGSSSSVGQPSETIGRTLTRRTGPIKKPVLKALKVEEKENEKPKPEPEEKPVPYRLEKEVLTNVYDLKKDNQPAINRRSASPVIEKQPEERQRQSPAPTKTDRPLSSQSDDSPKESTWDSGKSQSPRDNQENREPQAPRRNNWIFIDEEQAFGAVRGTGRGRSRGFREFSSRGGTRGGRGGDNIRGAYNNSGTQRTGRGRAPPRDLVKVEEFQRGKPRRRNVSETLSEASEYEELPKRRRQKGSENGDGYTESGEVRKADRDSWRSNKVYTDEQANNDAREKAKASRGRMLPPRLNTTGSYSRGFGGSRDISTWRGRGPQFSSNGGPMQENGYGPGAETVYTRRPPLERDTLKYQAKLSGSFMENGTEDREGEYYFDNDNPDRQALRRRRPPRQDKPPRFRRLQQEREPGSNQWTSDEYINGDVANPWPGRPKSTGDDNWPSGHYSAGRTNQHGQAEEWETGSDNSDFSDWREKRGGSGGTATQGHGDIPSDSGHSEPGSVEKRELSKRSFSSQRPLVERQNRKGEPSLLEASKMTRTSDNPPTSSNRNDSWQNGGTTCKSRSPDESGPVYSLEQPEDREPSEPSGKKLDKELKPGPVKTDIGEPLSQYELSSYPIEGDAGVPVSNPDGYQDALNKKQRRPQEDERRRKEQGAAVPVKNRTITSKIPPRFAKKQGSMSIEQPEEALSSNNLGTEIWETNSSALSVQSSGGDSWTKQVSYTGSEPNSEDSDAGPEQSKEQHKPGPIGNERSLKHRKGSEGVDRLEGGPITPVNGVDLHVDTVLPVPPIEFGVSAKDSDFSLPPGSTPVPVSNPVNKLQEALATNTALNQSITMLRSNHLQPAINLNPISFPSADLTLKMESARKAWENSQSLPEQGSPGGVASGVQPPCSVGSSSGVSYSSFGGVSMPMPVASVAPSMSMQGNHIPPLYLDGHVFPSQPRLVPPNMTQQQTYQQAAAAQQIPISLHTSLQAQAQLGLRGGLPVSQSQEMFNSIPPFRSQVYMHPNLSQPSPMVLSGGAPLKGPYSAFPGMQPSDMVKTQSGSHYQPMNGSQQLVYDSQMNQGPGMGSSQLMDSQLIQVTMPLPGSQLRYGSAQQHLILPQSIQLQQGQNLSVGAPRRMLPPGSQSAVMTGREGSQMEMKGFQFSDKPNHSPGMSGGSYRPGSASPSGKPPGPVGPLPTHFAQQVPPAQGSMVMHMRPPTTGPFPNPIQRPVMQVNKPVIIRPPPYPNPIRDPSHSTPPSAPEPPVKGPEDGMKSKTMRDVRKAVGEGKTPSGGMTSKLQEPLPSTGQAKPARTGAIKPQAVKVEEGKA; this is translated from the exons TTCTATTGCATCAATACCACAGCTGCCGGAGTTGCCGCCGCAGCAGGCTTTACAGAAATCTGTCTCCAATCTTCAGAAGCCCTCACCGATAGCCAACCAAGag aacacaaacacaggtggACCAAAGCAATGGGCCCAGCTAAATGGAAAGGCAGTAGAGCAAGATG GTTCAAGGGTCTCAAACCGACTTCAGCCCTTCTCTCACGAGGAATTTCCCACACTGAAGGCAGCTGGAGAACAGGACAGGGTTGGCAAGGAAAGAAGCGGCTTCGATCCGTCGTATGGGCCAGGACCAAGCCTCCGCCCCCAAA ATGTGACGAGCTGGAGGGAAGGTGGTGGCAGGAACCTTCAGCCCTCGTCCCTGACCCTCGGCCTGCCAGCAGATCCTGAGGTTAAGCTCACTGCCCTGGGTGAGACTGGCACCCCTCCAGCCTCATCTCACCCCACCTCAGCCACCGGCACCACCTCTTCTAGTGTAGTGACGGCTCAGTCACCAGTCCTCGACCCCAAAGAGCCTTCCCTGCGACCCGCCCAGCCTGTCCGCAGAACAACCGTCCCTACTGCCCTGCAGTACCAGCTTCACCACACTTCGAATGCTGTCTACCATGACATGTTGCCAGCATTT ATGTGCTCTAAAGAGACACGTGAAGCCCCAGGCACAGACCATGTCCCTACCACCGTAGCAGCACCAGCCCGATTTGACAGCAAACCCACTTTTAGACAGAGCTATGCCAAACCTGAACTTGTCAA CGGTGATGTGAGAAGAGAGAACCGCTTTGTCCGCGCTCCACCTCGACTCTCTTCTCAGCCCATCCGTAGGCCTGGTGAGAGACCCCAACGCCCAGCTATCATTAATCCGGAAGACCTGAAGGATCTGGATGAGCTTGACCATGACTGTGAGGACGGATGGGCTG ggcTCCACGAAGAAGTTGATTATAGTGAGAAACTCAAGTTCAGcgatgatgaagaagaacacTCCAGTGATAAAAACAAGATGTG GACTGaatgggagagggagagagagagagagaaccaatCGTCCTTAAGTTCAGGTGAAGCATCTTACCCCCAGGAGGGTCCTGAGGATAGTTATTCTTACCAACATCATCACCACGAGCCTCCCAGGAAGACCAACGGCAGATACCTCTCTACGGACACCCAG GCAATGCAGAAAAACCAAGGTGAGCCACTGACTGACCAGGAAGATCACCAGCGCCAGTCTCAGACTCAGGTTCCAGCTAGGGCAAAGTATGTGTCACCGGAGCTGTCAGAAGCTGTTGAAAGGGCTCGTAGAAggcgggaggaggaggagagacgtGCCCGAGAGGAAAGGCTGGCTGCCTGTGCTGCAAAACTCAAAAAGCTGGATGAGAAGTTTGGGAAGACTGAAAGGCAGATGTCAAGGACAGAGGAGGGCCAGAAAGATGGAGAGGTCAAAGAAGCCCCTCTGTCTCCAAACAGGGAACAGAGTAAAGCCCACCTTGAGAACTGGCAGTACAGCACAAAAG ATGGAAGTGAGTGTCCCCCAGACAACTCCCCTGGCCATAGTTACCATGAGGAACCTAGCTTCTCCAACTACCGTGGCAGCGGGGATGACGGCCAGGAGCCCTCCTCCCCTTCTGAAGACTACAGTGGACGTCACCCCTCCAAACCCATCCCACCCCGCTTCCAGAAACAACCACAGCACCAGCAGCAG GAACAAGTATACAAGATGCAACACTGGCAGCAGTCAGGTCACCCTGCTCCTTCTGGTTCAAGCCACACCCAGCGGGGCTACTATCCCCCACATGTCCTCGGGTTTGACCCCCGCTGGATGATGATGCCGCCTTTCATGGATCCCCGCATGGCTCAAGGTCGATCTCCTGTGGATTACTACCCTGGTGCTGTGCACTCTACAG CAGGAATGATGAAACCCATGATGCATCAAGACCACTTGAACAGTCCTGGTTCTGATGAGGGATGTCATCCCAATTTGCACCAGGAGAGAAGAGCCCCTTCCACTGAGCCTTATCCCATGTGGAACCAAGATGGCTACCCCTTGCGCAGCTTCACTCCACCCTACCAGAGACAGCATGAAAGCTCTGAAAGTGGTCAGCCAGATGACAG AGGTGATATGGCCTGTTCCCAACAGGACTCCTATGAAGAGAGGGCCAGTGAGTGCTTGTCCCACCCTCAAGATGATCTCCCTCATCATGCCTACCAGAGCCGAGGTCCAGACAGAGAACACCATGACCAAGGGTTGCTGACCACTGCTCAGAGCCACTCCCAGCACCATGCAGATAATGAATACCCAAAACAAGACTCTAGAGACAAGCATCTGAAAGATGGCCCTCAATCTCATGATGAGACCTTAGATGCCCCCAAGGACAATTGGAAAAGAGATGGAGGACAGAAACTAGATGGAGGACTCAGTAACGCTCAAAGCCAGTGGTCTGAACCCAGCTCAGGTTCCAGTAGTAGTGTTGGCCAGCCATCTGAGACCATTGGGCGCACCTTGACCCGCAGAACTGGTCCTATCAAGAAACCAGTTCTCAAGGCTCTCaaagtggaggagaaggagaacgAGAAGCCTAAACCTGAGCCTGAAGAGAAGCCCGTCCCTTACCGCCTGGAGAAAGAAGTCCTAACTAATGTGTATGACTTGAAGAAAGACAACCAGCCTGCCATCAACAGGCGCTCAGCTTCACCTGTTATTGAGAAACAGCCCGAAGAGAGGCAGCGTCAGTCACCAGCTCCCACCAAAACAGACAGGCCTCTAAGCAGCCAAAGCGATGACTCTCCTAAGGAGAGCACCTGGGACAGTGGCAAGAGCCAGTCACCTAGAGATAACCAGGAAAACCGAGAGCCCCAGGCACCACGGCGCAACAACTGGATCTTCATTGATGAAGAACAGGCCTTTGGGGCAGTCAGAGGAACAGGTAGAGGCCGCAGTCGAGGCTTTAGGGAATTTAGCTCTAGAGGTGGGACCCGTGGTGGCCGAGGTGGAGACAATATCAGAGGGGCTTATAACAACAGTGGCACTCAGCGGACAGGTAGAGGGCGAGCACCACCAAGGGACCTTGTCAAGGTGGAGGAGTTCCAGAGGGGCAAACCCCGGAGACGTAATGTCAGTGAGACATTGAGTGAAGCCTCTGAGTACGAGGAATTGCCAAAGAGGCGCAGACAGAAGGGGTCTGAAAATGGAGATGGCTACACAGAGTCTGGAGAAGTCCGTAAAGCTGACCGAGACTCTTGGAGATCCAACAAGGTGTACACAGATGAGCAGGCAAACAATGATGCCAGAGAAAAGGCCAAGGCCAGCAGGGGTCGCATGCTGCCTCCCAGACTGAACACCACTGGAAGTTACAGTCGAGGCTTTGGAGGCTCCAGGGATATTTCTACATGGAGGGGCCGTGGCCCCCAGTTCAGTAGCAATGGCGGTCCCATGCAAGAAAATGGTTATGGTCCTGGAGCTGAGACTGTTTACACTCGCAGGCCTCCGCTTGAGCGCGACACTCTCAAGTATCAAGCTAAATTATCTGGCTCCTTCATGGAGAACGGCACAGAGGACCGTGAAGGAGAATACTATTTTGACAATGACAACCCTGACAGACAAGCGTTAAGGAGGCGCCGCCCACCACGTCAAGACAAGCCTCCACGCTTCCGTCGTCTACAGCAAGAACGGGAACCTGGCTCAAACCAGTGGACAAGTGACGAGTACATAAATGGAGACGTAGCAAACCCCTGGCCTGGTCGCCCCAAAAGCACTGGGGATGACAACTGGCCCAGCGGCCACTATTCTGCTGGACGCACAAACCAGCACGGCCAGGCAGAGGAATGGGAAACTGGATCAGACAACAGCGACTTCAGTGACTGGAGAGAGAAGCGAGGTGGAAGTGGGGGGACGGCTACACAGGGACATGGTGACATTCCCTCAGACTCTGGCCATAGTGAACCGGGCTCTGTTGAGAAAAGGGAACTTTCCAAGCGAAGCTTCTCCAGCCAGAGACCATTGGTGGAACGGCAGAACAGAAAAGGAGAGCCATCCCTGCTGGAAGCGAGCAAGATGACACGTACATCTGATAATCCCCCCACCTCCTCTAACAGGAATGACAGCTGGCAGAATGGAGGGACAACTTGTAAGAG CAGGAGCCCAGATGAGTCGGGCCCAGTCTACAGCTTAGAGCAGCCGGAGGACAGGGAGCCCAGTGAGCCCTCAGGGAAGAAATTAGACAAGGAGCTGAAGCCAGGACCTGTCAAGACAGACATAGGCGAACCTCTTTCACAGTATGAGCTCAGCAGCTATCCAA TCGAAGGAGATGCAGGGGTTCCAGTTTCAAATCCAGATGGATACCAGGATGCCTTGAACAAAAAGCAAAGACGCCCACAagaagatgagaggaggaggaaggaacagGGAGCTGCT GTGCCAGTGAAGAACAGGACAATCACCTCCAAGATACCACCTCGCTTTGCCAAAAAGCAGGGAAGCATGAGTATCGAACAACCCGAGGAAGCTCTTTCTTCTAACAACCTGGGAACTGAAATCTGGGAGACCAACAGCTCAG CTCTTTCAGTGCAGTCCTCAGGTGGAGACTCGTGGACTAAACAGGTGTCTTACACTGGGAGCGAGCCCAACTCTGAG GACTCGGATGCAGGCCCAGAACAGAGTAAAGAACAGCACAAGCCAGGGCCCATAGGAAATGAACGCTCCCTGAAGCACCGCAAGGGCTCAGAAGGTGTTGATCGGTTGGAAGGGGGCCCAATCACTCCAGTCAATGGTGTGGATCTCCATGTGGACACTGTGCTGCCTGTACCCCCAATTGAGTTTGGTGTCAGTGCCAAAGACTCTGATTTCAGTCTACCACCAGGTTCTACCCCAGTGCCTGTGTCCAATCCTGTCAACAAGCTTCAGGAGGCTCTTGCCACCAAT ACTGCTCTCAATCAGAGTATCACCATGCTGCGCTCCAACCACCTGCAGCCTGCCATTAACCTCAACCCCATCTCCTTTCCCAGTGCAGACCTCACACTCAAG atGGAATCAGCACGCAAGGCATGGGAGAACTCCCAGTCACTCCCTGAACAAGGCTCTCCTGGTGGAGTAGCTTCAGGTGTTCAGCCTCCCTGCAGCGTCGGCTCTTCCAGTGGTGTCAGCTACAGTTCTTTCGGAGGGGTTTCCATGCCGATGCCTGTGGCATCAGTAGCACCATCCATGTCCATGCAAG GTAATCATATCCCCCCGTTGTATCTGGATGGTCATGTCTTTCCTAGCCAGCCACGCCTGGTACCTCCCAACATGACCCAGCAGCAGACCTACCAACAG GCGGCTGCAGCCCAGCAGATTCCCATCTCTTTACACACGTCTCTTCAGGCGCAGGCTCAGTTGGGTCTTCGGGGAGGTCTACCTGTTTCTCAGTCCCAAGAGATGTTCAACTCAATTCCTCCCTTCAG GTCCCAGGTTTACATGCACCCCAACCTGTCACAGCCCAGCCCCATGGTACTGTCGGGTGGAGCCCCTCTCAAGGGACCCTACTCGGCTTTCCCTGGCATGCAGCCCTCAGACATGGTCAAGACTCAATCCGGGTCACACTACCAGCCAATGAATGGCAGCCAGCAGCTAGTCTACGACAGCCAGATGAACCAGGGTCCTGGTATGGGATCTTCCCAGTTAATGGACTCTCAGCTCATCCAG gTGACCATGCCACTACCTGGCTCTCAGCTGCGCTATGGCTCAGCTCAGCAACATCTCATCCTCCCTCAGTCCATCCAGCTGCAGCAGGGACAGAACTTGTCAGTAGGAGCCCCACGCCGAATGTTGCCACCTGGCTCCCAGTCTGCTGTCATGACGGGCCGAGAG GGCTCGCAGATGGAAATGAAAGGCTTCCAGTTCTCTGACAAGCCAAATCATTCCCCAGGCATGTCCGGAGGGTCCTACAG GCCTGGGTCTGCCAGCCCTAGCGGGAAGCCCCCGGGTCCTGTAGGCCCTCTGCCTACACACTTCGCTCAACAG GTCCCACCCGCTCAGGGCAGCATGGTGATGCACATGCGGCCCCCCACCACTGGCCCTTTCCCCAACCCCATCCAGAGACCAGTCATGCAGGTCAACAAGCCTGTTATCATCCGCCCCCCCCCTTACCCCAACCCCATCCGTGACCCTTCCCACTCCACCCCTCCCTCAGCCCCTGAGCCCCCTGTCAAAGGTCCAGAGGATGGCATGAAG agtAAAACCATGCGAGATGTGCGCAAGGCAGTGGGTGAGGGCAAGACACCATCCGGGGGCATGACCAGCAAACTCCAGGAGCCCCTTCCCTCCACGGGGCAAGCCAAACCAGCACGCACTGGAGCCATCAAACCCCAGGCTGTCAAAGTGGAGGAGGGCAAGGCATAA